The region TTTATTAAACCAAATATCAGTACACCTAATACAATAGCTATTATTAAAGCATTGCGTGTTTTTTGAATAATAACCATCAATTCTTCTTCATAAATGCTTACAGATACATAGGAGTTAATAGCATCCAGGTGCTTAAAATACTGAAATTTCTGTCGCCCTTCCCACATATATTTGGTTTTACCCTGATTGGAATTGCTGTTTTTTAGTTGTTTGAAAAACACAGCATTCGAATGATTTTCTCCTTCGCTTGTCGGGTGAATGATGAAGGTTCCCTGGTCATCTACCATAAATGGATAACCTGATTCAAAATATGTTTTACTGTGGAAGATTTGCTTTATCTGTTCCAGGTCTTTTTCCTTCACGCCTACATATAGTATCCCGCTTATTGAACCATCAATACGGATTGGTTCATATGCTGTAAGATACCAATCGTTTACAACAAATGCTCTTCCTCGAAAAGTTTGACCCTTTTCAATGGTTTGAATTACCGGTGAGCTGTTGGGAATAAATGTGCCTGTAGCTCTTTTTCCGTTTTCTTTTCTAACGTTTGTTGCTATACGTAAATATCCGCCATTGATTTTTTGAAATATTGTAACTGTGTGCCCTGTGAGATCCTGAATTTTATCGACTATTTGTGTGTTGCCCTGTATCTTTTTGCCATTGATTTCCCATGTGGGTAAATTCACCTTCTTCGTGCGTTTATTATTCTGATTTATGGCATTGTAAGTAGTAGTTTCTTCTTTTATATCAATTTCCCCGAGGCTGTAAAAATATTGATGAGCAACTTTTAGATCTGAGTTAACCTGTTCCTGGTTAAGTTCGAGTTGCACAGTAATGAATTTTGACAAATCTTCAACCTGCTCTGTCATCCTTATGTCTGTGTCGTTCAGTATCTTATCACGCATGGTTTGAGTCATGTAAATACCAAGAATGACCATTATTACAATGATGGTTGAACTTAAAATAATATTAAGTCTTGTGCCGATTTTTAGGTTGTTAAGTTTTAGCATAATTCCTTGTTTTAGTTGGTTTGTGAGTTGCTCGGCATATGGCCGGGGAGAATTTTTCTAATACCTAAAATTACATAATTATGAAATATAAATCAATAAAAAAAGGGTGAATCAACCCGAATTAACCTTGTTGTTAAGGGAGTTAGCCTGTTTTGCAGCTATGACATCTTAAATTAAAAAAACGGTGCTGGGCTAATTTTGTCTGTTATGGGTTTTTGAGGCCAGTCTTTAATTTATTGCTTACCTCTCTTATTACCTGTTTATGCAGATAAGCTGCATTGGTTTGAATAAAATTTTCTGCAGCTTTTTTATCTCTGCGAATTAATACACGTAAGGCCCATGATAAGGCTTTTATAATCATCGGGCGATGATCATTTACAACTTTCCGGCAAACCTCAATTGTGCGTTTCGAATCGCCTTTTCCGCCTCTTGAGGCCTGATTCAATGGAACTGTACTTACAACAGCGCATCTTTTTAGCCATAAATCGTCACTTTTAAGCAGGTTGTGGATATATTGATCATCGACAGTCCCAATTTTCCAAAGCACACCAAGAATAAATGTACTGTAAGTGTCTGTTAGTACCCAGTTGTCAAGGCAAGCTGCAAGCTTTTCTGCTTCATCTATGGTTAAAACGTTAATTACTTTTGGTTCCTGCTCCAAAAAGTAGTAGGCCAGATGATGGCATTCATGGTAATGGGTTTGCGTGAGATTAATGG is a window of Salinivirga cyanobacteriivorans DNA encoding:
- a CDS encoding DNA alkylation repair protein — encoded protein: MNTQKLVNQIIYELKWLQDDKRKASAMGNFPGKLEIIGVSSPNIKKVVIKVRKTTNSWTLQQKTALAINLTQTHYHECHHLAYYFLEQEPKVINVLTIDEAEKLAACLDNWVLTDTYSTFILGVLWKIGTVDDQYIHNLLKSDDLWLKRCAVVSTVPLNQASRGGKGDSKRTIEVCRKVVNDHRPMIIKALSWALRVLIRRDKKAAENFIQTNAAYLHKQVIREVSNKLKTGLKNP
- a CDS encoding methyl-accepting chemotaxis protein is translated as MLKLNNLKIGTRLNIILSSTIIVIMVILGIYMTQTMRDKILNDTDIRMTEQVEDLSKFITVQLELNQEQVNSDLKVAHQYFYSLGEIDIKEETTTYNAINQNNKRTKKVNLPTWEINGKKIQGNTQIVDKIQDLTGHTVTIFQKINGGYLRIATNVRKENGKRATGTFIPNSSPVIQTIEKGQTFRGRAFVVNDWYLTAYEPIRIDGSISGILYVGVKEKDLEQIKQIFHSKTYFESGYPFMVDDQGTFIIHPTSEGENHSNAVFFKQLKNSNSNQGKTKYMWEGRQKFQYFKHLDAINSYVSVSIYEEELMVIIQKTRNALIIAIVLGVLIFGLINYLLSRTISKAMQQGVEFANKIAEGDLNVKLDIHQKDEVGQLSDALNKMIAKLRKITQTIIQEADNIASASNEVSNNSQQIAQGASEQASSVEEVSSSMEQMSANIQQNNDNAKQTEQISNEASSGIEEVSKKSEEAAIASKEISEKIDIINEIARQTNILALNAAVEAARAGEHGKGFAVVAAEVRKLAERSQVAADEIVNLTQNSRELAVTTGERMKAMLPNLERTTSLVSEINAASTEQSGGAEQINRAVQQLNDVTQQNASSSEELATSAEELSSQAQVMKEAISFFKVDEYAENKKSE